The Pseudarthrobacter sulfonivorans genome includes a window with the following:
- a CDS encoding ScyD/ScyE family protein, translated as MNKKFPIVACLAAAAMIIPVAPATATQKPSGPETLAEHLMTPLSLALGPGKSVLVTQNFAGTLDRVEDDGQTTNVYTNAGWDVGGVETRGTTTFFVESVGGGGGDPTALAGYLKSIDRRGEVRTIVDLATYERQNNPDGFQDYGFGSDVTDECLAQITAPFPPAQYSGAVDSHPYATAVHGNTVFVADAGMNAILKVNAATGETTTLAVLPPRPAEATAEAAAAAGFPSCVVGHNYAFEPVPTDVEIGPDGWLYVSSLPGGPEDPSLGHRGAIFRVNPWTGAIHLWADEILSPTGIAVSRTGDVYAASMFGNEIVRIDAWTREQSQFLAVDGPAAVELRGKTLYATAGFSFADLTAGTVLKASIR; from the coding sequence ATGAACAAGAAGTTTCCGATCGTCGCGTGCCTGGCAGCAGCGGCGATGATCATCCCCGTCGCACCCGCCACGGCTACGCAGAAACCGTCCGGACCCGAAACCCTGGCGGAGCACCTGATGACGCCGTTGAGCCTGGCCTTGGGTCCTGGCAAGAGCGTCCTCGTCACGCAGAACTTTGCGGGCACGCTGGACCGCGTCGAGGATGACGGGCAAACGACCAACGTTTACACGAATGCGGGCTGGGACGTTGGCGGTGTTGAGACACGGGGTACCACCACGTTTTTCGTCGAAAGCGTCGGGGGAGGCGGCGGAGATCCCACAGCGCTGGCCGGCTATTTGAAGTCAATCGACAGGCGCGGGGAGGTCAGGACGATTGTGGACCTCGCGACCTACGAGCGTCAGAACAACCCGGACGGATTCCAGGACTACGGCTTCGGGTCTGACGTGACCGACGAGTGCCTGGCCCAAATTACGGCGCCGTTCCCGCCGGCACAATACTCCGGGGCGGTCGACTCACACCCCTATGCCACAGCGGTTCACGGCAATACCGTCTTCGTGGCCGACGCCGGGATGAATGCCATCCTTAAGGTCAACGCCGCCACCGGGGAGACCACCACCCTGGCGGTCCTGCCCCCGCGTCCGGCGGAAGCCACTGCAGAGGCTGCCGCGGCTGCTGGCTTCCCGTCCTGCGTTGTCGGACACAACTACGCATTTGAACCGGTGCCCACCGATGTGGAGATCGGCCCCGACGGCTGGCTGTATGTCTCGTCGCTCCCCGGCGGTCCCGAGGATCCTTCCCTGGGCCACCGCGGTGCCATCTTCCGGGTCAATCCATGGACCGGGGCGATCCACCTGTGGGCCGATGAGATCCTGAGCCCCACCGGCATCGCCGTGTCGCGCACCGGAGACGTTTACGCCGCTTCGATGTTCGGCAATGAGATCGTCAGGATCGACGCCTGGACCCGTGAACAGTCACAGTTCCTGGCCGTCGATGGTCCTGCCGCGGTGGAGCTGAGAGGGAAAACCCTCTATGCCACAGCCGGCTTCAGCTTCGCTGACCTCACCGCGGGAACGGTCCTGAAGGCCAGTATCCGGTAG
- the infB gene encoding translation initiation factor IF-2 produces the protein MAKVRVHELAKELGITSKDAVTKLQELGEFVRSASSTIEAPVVRKLRNAYPDAAAKTAAPAAAPKAPAPSADTRPAAPAPGPAAPSAPAAPAAAAPAAPVAVSAAPAAPAAAPVASAPAASAPSTGAKPGARPAPKAEAPAAPTRSGGSTQGGSQGGSAPRPGGPRPGNNPFATSQGMPRGRGGDGERAPRPGNNPFAPSQGMPRAGGSRPDGDRPGGPRPAAGAGGPRPGGPRPAAGAGGPRPGGPRPAAGAGGPRPAGAGGNRPTPGMMPNRTERPAPAGAGRPGGGARGPGRPGGAPGTGGAPGAGGGAPAGGGFGKGGRGRGGTQGAFGKGGAGRGKQRKSKRAKRQELEQMSAPSLGGVSVPRGDGNTVVRLRRGSSITDFADKIEANPAALVTVLFHLGEMATATQSLDEETFALLGEELGYKLQVVSPEDEERELLSGFDIDFEAELEAEGDEDLEARPPVVTVMGHVDHGKTRLLDAIRKSDVMAGEHGGITQHIGAYQVTHTHEDIDRKITFIDTPGHEAFTAMRARGAKVTDIAILVVAADDGVMPQTVEALNHAQAANVPIVVAVNKIDKEGANPEKVRGQLTEYGLVPEEYGGDTMFVEVSARQNLNIDELLEAVLLTADAALDMRANPNKDARGIAIEANLDKGRGSVATVLVQSGTLRVGDTIVAGTAHGRVRAMFDDDGSVLTEAGPSRPVQVLGLSNVPRAGDTFFVTADERTARQIAEKREAADRNAALAKRRKRISLEDFDQAVADGKIDTLNLILKGDVSGAVEALEDALLKIDVGEGVQLRVIHRGVGAITQNDVNLATVDSAVIIGFNVKPAERVAELADREGVDMRFYSVIYAAIDDIEMALKGMLKPEYEEVQLGTAEVREVFRSSKFGNIAGSIVRSGIIRRNTKARISRDGKIIGENLTVETLKRFKDDATEVRTDFECGIGLGSFNDITEGDIIETFEMREKPRV, from the coding sequence GTGGCCAAGGTCCGCGTACACGAGCTTGCTAAAGAGCTCGGTATTACTTCCAAAGATGCAGTAACCAAACTGCAGGAACTGGGCGAATTCGTTCGCTCCGCCTCTTCAACCATTGAGGCCCCGGTGGTGCGGAAACTCCGCAACGCCTACCCCGACGCAGCTGCCAAGACCGCAGCTCCGGCAGCCGCGCCCAAGGCGCCTGCCCCGTCGGCCGACACACGACCCGCAGCACCTGCTCCGGGCCCCGCAGCTCCCTCAGCCCCGGCAGCACCAGCTGCTGCGGCTCCGGCTGCACCCGTTGCCGTTTCCGCAGCTCCGGCAGCACCTGCCGCAGCACCGGTTGCGTCAGCCCCGGCCGCAAGCGCACCGTCCACCGGCGCCAAGCCTGGTGCCCGTCCGGCACCGAAGGCTGAAGCCCCGGCCGCGCCGACCCGCTCTGGCGGATCAACACAGGGTGGTTCGCAGGGCGGCTCTGCACCGCGTCCCGGCGGTCCCCGTCCGGGTAACAACCCGTTCGCCACGTCCCAGGGCATGCCCCGCGGCCGCGGTGGCGACGGAGAGCGTGCTCCCCGTCCGGGTAACAACCCGTTCGCTCCTTCGCAGGGCATGCCCCGCGCGGGTGGAAGCCGTCCCGACGGCGACCGTCCGGGTGGTCCGCGTCCCGCGGCCGGTGCCGGTGGTCCCCGTCCGGGTGGTCCGCGTCCCGCAGCCGGTGCCGGTGGCCCCCGTCCGGGTGGTCCGCGTCCCGCAGCAGGCGCCGGCGGTCCCCGTCCGGCAGGTGCCGGTGGAAACCGTCCTACTCCGGGCATGATGCCCAACCGCACTGAGCGTCCCGCACCCGCTGGTGCAGGCCGTCCCGGTGGCGGCGCCCGTGGTCCCGGACGTCCGGGTGGCGCTCCAGGCACCGGTGGCGCACCGGGTGCCGGTGGCGGCGCTCCGGCCGGCGGTGGCTTCGGCAAGGGTGGCCGCGGTCGCGGTGGCACCCAGGGTGCTTTCGGTAAGGGCGGCGCAGGCCGCGGCAAGCAGCGCAAATCGAAGCGTGCCAAGCGCCAGGAACTCGAGCAGATGAGTGCCCCGTCGCTGGGTGGCGTGAGCGTACCCCGCGGCGACGGCAACACCGTAGTCCGGCTTCGCCGTGGCTCGTCCATTACGGACTTCGCCGACAAGATCGAGGCAAACCCCGCAGCACTGGTGACGGTCCTCTTCCACCTCGGCGAAATGGCCACGGCCACGCAGTCGCTGGATGAAGAGACCTTCGCACTGCTCGGCGAGGAGCTTGGCTACAAGCTCCAGGTTGTGTCGCCGGAGGATGAGGAGCGCGAGCTGCTCTCCGGCTTCGACATCGACTTCGAAGCAGAACTCGAAGCCGAAGGCGACGAAGACCTCGAGGCACGTCCTCCGGTTGTCACCGTTATGGGCCACGTTGACCACGGTAAAACCCGCCTGCTCGATGCCATCCGCAAGTCCGACGTTATGGCGGGCGAACACGGCGGCATCACGCAGCACATCGGTGCTTACCAGGTCACGCACACCCACGAAGACATCGATCGTAAGATCACCTTCATCGATACTCCGGGCCACGAGGCGTTCACCGCCATGCGTGCCCGTGGTGCGAAGGTCACCGACATCGCCATCCTGGTGGTCGCAGCGGACGACGGCGTAATGCCGCAGACCGTTGAGGCACTCAACCACGCGCAGGCAGCAAATGTGCCGATCGTGGTGGCTGTGAACAAGATCGACAAGGAAGGCGCCAACCCGGAGAAGGTCCGCGGCCAGCTGACCGAGTACGGCCTGGTTCCCGAAGAATACGGTGGCGACACCATGTTCGTGGAGGTCTCTGCCCGCCAGAACCTCAACATTGACGAGCTGCTCGAGGCTGTCCTGCTCACCGCGGACGCTGCCCTGGACATGCGCGCCAACCCGAACAAGGACGCCCGCGGTATCGCGATCGAGGCCAACCTGGACAAGGGCCGCGGTTCCGTGGCCACCGTCCTGGTGCAGTCCGGCACCCTGCGTGTCGGTGACACGATCGTGGCCGGTACGGCTCACGGCCGCGTCCGCGCCATGTTCGACGACGACGGCAGTGTCCTGACCGAGGCCGGCCCGTCCCGCCCCGTGCAGGTTCTGGGTCTGTCCAACGTGCCGCGCGCCGGCGACACCTTCTTTGTGACCGCTGACGAGCGCACCGCCCGCCAGATCGCCGAGAAGCGTGAAGCAGCCGACCGCAACGCCGCCCTCGCCAAGCGCCGCAAGCGCATCAGCCTGGAAGACTTCGATCAGGCCGTTGCCGACGGCAAGATCGACACCCTCAACCTCATCCTCAAGGGTGACGTGTCCGGTGCCGTGGAAGCCCTCGAAGACGCGCTGCTCAAGATCGACGTCGGCGAAGGCGTGCAGCTGCGCGTCATCCACCGCGGCGTTGGTGCTATCACGCAGAACGACGTCAACCTGGCAACGGTCGACAGCGCCGTTATCATCGGCTTCAACGTCAAGCCTGCCGAGCGGGTTGCCGAACTGGCAGACCGCGAAGGCGTGGACATGCGCTTCTACTCCGTCATCTACGCAGCAATCGATGACATCGAGATGGCCCTCAAGGGCATGCTCAAGCCGGAGTACGAAGAGGTCCAGCTGGGCACCGCCGAGGTCCGCGAAGTCTTCCGCTCTTCCAAGTTCGGAAACATCGCCGGTTCCATCGTTCGCTCGGGCATCATCCGACGCAACACGAAGGCCCGCATCAGCCGCGACGGCAAGATCATCGGTGAGAACCTCACCGTTGAGACGCTCAAGCGCTTCAAGGACGACGCCACTGAGGTCCGCACGGACTTCGAGTGTGGTATCGGTCTTGGTTCGTTCAACGACATCACCGAGGGCGACATCATCGAGACCTTCGAGATGCGCGAAAAGCCGCGCGTCTAA
- the rimP gene encoding ribosome maturation factor RimP — protein MSNAEATTSSDATGTGTAEAAPANNPEAVRLRALLEPAVQANRLYLEDVSILAGSHRVVHVVVDLPQEETGGVNLDVIADISRVLSDVLDNDPADDGRPYDLEVSSPGVARPLTEVRHWHRARGRMVKVNVIQGENVTGRVQSVDDSGVTIIPEIAVKKGMKPKQGEPQILPFDRIRNGKVEIEFSHLEEAGLEPEHNGPSEEA, from the coding sequence GTGAGTAATGCAGAAGCCACGACTTCATCAGACGCTACCGGAACGGGTACGGCTGAAGCTGCGCCCGCCAACAATCCCGAAGCCGTCAGGCTCCGGGCGCTGTTGGAACCGGCGGTCCAGGCCAACCGCCTGTACCTCGAGGACGTATCCATCCTGGCCGGTTCACACCGCGTGGTCCACGTGGTGGTTGACCTGCCGCAGGAGGAAACCGGCGGCGTAAACCTCGATGTCATCGCGGACATCTCCAGGGTCCTCTCCGACGTCCTGGACAATGATCCCGCAGACGACGGGCGCCCCTACGACCTCGAGGTTTCCTCCCCGGGCGTCGCGCGTCCCCTCACCGAAGTCCGGCACTGGCACCGCGCCCGGGGCCGGATGGTCAAGGTCAACGTCATCCAGGGCGAAAACGTCACCGGCAGGGTCCAGTCCGTGGACGATTCCGGCGTCACCATCATCCCGGAGATCGCCGTCAAGAAGGGCATGAAGCCCAAGCAGGGCGAGCCCCAGATTCTTCCTTTCGACAGGATCCGCAACGGAAAAGTCGAGATCGAATTCAGCCACCTCGAAGAAGCTGGTCTGGAACCTGAGCACAATGGACCTTCTGAGGAGGCCTGA
- the nusA gene encoding transcription termination factor NusA translates to MDIDMSALRLLEREREIPLDLLIPTIEQALLVAYHKSPGAFEKARAELDRKSGHVTIWAVEIDDDGAPIGEFEDTPAGFGRIAASTARQIILQRLRDVEDDAILGEFKGREGELVAGLIQQGNNPHMIQVNLGSVEALLPPPEQVPGEKYIHGNRLRAIVIDVHRGTKGPSVTLSRSHPGLVRKLFELEVPEIADRSVEIVALAREAGHRTKIAVKAHTQGINAKGACIGEMGSRVRAVMTELNDEKIDIVDFSEDPATFIASALSPSRVNSVTIVDEATRSARVVVPDYQLSLAIGKEGQNARLAAKLTGWRIDIVSDAAPARES, encoded by the coding sequence ATGGATATTGACATGAGCGCGCTGAGACTACTGGAGCGTGAGCGCGAAATTCCGCTGGACCTCCTGATCCCCACCATCGAGCAGGCGCTCCTGGTGGCGTACCACAAATCGCCCGGCGCCTTCGAGAAGGCCCGGGCCGAGCTGGACCGCAAGAGCGGCCACGTAACCATCTGGGCAGTGGAGATCGACGACGACGGCGCCCCCATCGGCGAGTTCGAGGACACTCCTGCCGGCTTCGGCCGTATCGCGGCGAGCACCGCACGCCAGATCATCCTGCAGCGCCTGCGCGACGTCGAGGACGACGCCATCCTGGGTGAGTTCAAGGGCCGCGAGGGTGAACTTGTGGCCGGCCTGATCCAGCAGGGCAACAACCCGCACATGATCCAGGTCAACCTGGGTTCGGTGGAGGCCCTGCTGCCGCCGCCCGAACAGGTGCCGGGGGAGAAGTACATCCACGGCAACCGGCTCCGCGCCATCGTTATCGATGTCCACCGCGGCACCAAGGGCCCGTCCGTCACCCTGTCCCGTTCACACCCGGGCCTCGTCCGGAAGCTCTTCGAACTGGAGGTCCCGGAGATCGCGGACCGCTCTGTGGAGATCGTGGCACTGGCCCGCGAGGCCGGCCACCGTACCAAGATCGCGGTCAAGGCCCACACCCAGGGCATCAACGCCAAGGGCGCCTGCATCGGCGAAATGGGTTCCCGCGTCCGCGCCGTTATGACGGAACTGAACGACGAAAAAATCGACATCGTCGACTTCAGCGAGGATCCGGCAACGTTTATTGCCAGTGCACTTTCCCCCTCGCGTGTGAATTCGGTCACCATCGTGGACGAGGCCACCCGCTCCGCGCGTGTGGTGGTCCCGGACTACCAGCTCTCGCTGGCCATCGGCAAAGAGGGCCAGAACGCCCGGCTGGCGGCCAAGCTGACGGGCTGGCGAATCGATATCGTCTCGGACGCTGCCCCGGCGCGCGAAAGCTAA
- a CDS encoding DUF4439 domain-containing protein, whose protein sequence is MKDDTQKSGRRRRYFQYAVFALAALLVVSLGLVLIPREPSPPAAPPFSEQARASAFADSLTLRAAGLDLEGTAGATAPAPQAAALARIVTLLTVQARALMLPADAADPALDRAATAPVPAPSTALATVTPPSTTADFAAALQASGAQRLHDAETADGGMARLLAGTGTAQLLAAEDLASATGIALAALPGSGPSSPASPAAVASFTASRAASCASEAAASTGVNLGSALSLAVEGELELVYAYQAALTRLNSGSAGPASNFLAQHTALRGEAEAMGRSRCAAVPSRQPGYVLSQAFLADPAAGLGTLEAGTLPVLGDVVALSDGRDRRWALSALQSAARRTVYWGASPGPVPGVVLDEALLPPLPEPVSTPGTSTTSTPGNS, encoded by the coding sequence GTGAAAGACGACACGCAGAAATCCGGCCGCCGCAGGCGTTATTTCCAGTACGCCGTTTTTGCGCTGGCCGCCCTTCTGGTGGTGAGCCTCGGATTGGTGCTCATCCCCCGCGAACCGTCCCCGCCTGCGGCGCCGCCGTTTTCCGAGCAGGCAAGGGCATCCGCGTTCGCGGATTCCCTGACCCTCAGGGCCGCTGGCCTGGACCTCGAAGGCACTGCCGGCGCCACTGCGCCGGCCCCACAAGCGGCCGCCCTGGCCCGGATTGTGACTTTGCTGACTGTCCAGGCCCGGGCGTTGATGCTGCCGGCTGATGCGGCCGATCCTGCCCTGGACCGTGCGGCTACTGCCCCCGTCCCTGCCCCGTCCACAGCGCTGGCCACCGTCACGCCGCCGTCCACCACCGCGGACTTCGCCGCTGCCCTCCAGGCAAGCGGGGCACAGCGGCTCCACGATGCCGAAACGGCCGACGGCGGCATGGCCCGCCTTCTCGCCGGCACCGGAACTGCCCAGCTTCTGGCTGCAGAGGACCTGGCCTCGGCGACCGGGATCGCGTTGGCTGCACTTCCGGGTTCTGGCCCCTCCTCCCCCGCATCGCCGGCCGCGGTAGCGTCCTTTACGGCTTCACGCGCCGCCAGCTGCGCCAGCGAAGCAGCCGCCAGCACTGGCGTGAACCTCGGTTCCGCCTTGTCCTTAGCCGTGGAGGGCGAGCTGGAACTGGTCTACGCGTATCAGGCCGCGCTGACCAGGCTTAACTCCGGGTCTGCGGGTCCGGCGTCGAACTTCCTGGCCCAGCACACCGCCCTCCGGGGCGAGGCGGAGGCCATGGGCAGGTCCCGCTGTGCCGCGGTACCCTCGAGGCAGCCCGGCTATGTCCTGAGCCAGGCGTTCCTGGCCGACCCTGCAGCGGGGCTGGGAACACTGGAGGCGGGGACCCTTCCGGTGCTCGGCGACGTGGTGGCGCTCAGCGACGGGCGCGACCGCAGATGGGCACTCTCGGCGCTTCAGTCGGCGGCCCGGCGGACCGTCTATTGGGGTGCGTCGCCAGGCCCGGTCCCCGGCGTGGTCCTGGACGAAGCACTCCTGCCGCCACTGCCGGAGCCTGTATCAACTCCCGGAACTTCCACAACCAGCACTCCCGGCAATTCGTAG
- a CDS encoding pyridoxal phosphate-dependent aminotransferase, whose protein sequence is MPELAAHARDVPVNQIREITEAAWHTPGAIVLSIGEPGFALPRHILEAGMACLDRDETNYTPNAGIPALREAFATRFRERAGLNTSLGAERVYVVDGAQQGLHFAMSLLLSPGDEILIPNPGYPTFAMTSRLLNAVPVGYPLYPEHDFQPRIQDIEALITDRTRVLILNSPSNPLGAVLGADLTRQLVDLARKRDLWIISDECYEAFTYDVPHVSPARFDSDVPGEARVFTSLTLSKTYGLTGLRIGALVCPPGLEQKMNNVMEAIVSCVASPSQYAALAALTGPQDYVRHAHEHYRANRDAASAVLEAKGIPYLSAQGAFYLWANVSHVSDGDVRSWARRFLADSGVALAPGTAFGSIGEGWVRIALCGTRNDLVEGVGRLPKNQD, encoded by the coding sequence ATGCCTGAGCTTGCGGCGCACGCGCGCGACGTCCCCGTCAACCAGATCCGCGAAATCACCGAGGCCGCCTGGCATACTCCCGGGGCCATCGTGCTGAGCATCGGCGAGCCGGGCTTCGCGCTCCCCCGCCACATCCTGGAAGCCGGCATGGCGTGCCTCGACCGGGACGAAACGAATTACACCCCCAACGCCGGCATCCCGGCCCTCCGTGAAGCGTTCGCCACCCGGTTCCGTGAACGCGCCGGACTCAACACCAGCCTCGGTGCCGAGCGCGTCTACGTGGTGGACGGCGCTCAGCAGGGCCTGCACTTCGCCATGAGCCTCCTGCTCTCCCCCGGCGACGAGATCCTGATCCCGAACCCCGGCTACCCCACGTTCGCCATGACCAGCCGGCTCCTGAATGCCGTGCCGGTGGGCTACCCGCTGTATCCCGAGCATGACTTCCAGCCGCGGATCCAGGACATTGAAGCGCTCATCACGGACCGGACCCGGGTGCTCATCCTGAATTCACCGTCCAACCCGCTGGGCGCCGTCCTCGGCGCGGACCTGACCCGGCAACTTGTGGACCTGGCCCGCAAGCGCGATCTCTGGATCATTTCCGACGAATGCTACGAGGCCTTTACTTACGACGTACCCCACGTCAGCCCGGCCCGGTTCGACAGCGACGTGCCCGGCGAGGCGCGCGTGTTCACGTCGCTGACTCTCTCGAAGACGTACGGCCTCACCGGCCTGAGGATCGGCGCCCTGGTCTGTCCGCCGGGGCTGGAGCAGAAGATGAACAACGTGATGGAAGCGATTGTCTCCTGCGTTGCCTCGCCGTCGCAGTATGCAGCGCTCGCGGCTTTGACAGGCCCGCAGGACTACGTCCGTCACGCCCATGAGCACTACCGGGCCAACCGGGACGCGGCCTCAGCAGTGCTGGAGGCCAAGGGAATCCCGTACCTGAGTGCACAGGGAGCCTTCTATCTTTGGGCCAACGTCTCCCATGTCAGCGACGGGGACGTCCGCAGCTGGGCCCGCAGGTTCCTGGCCGATTCCGGCGTTGCGCTTGCGCCGGGAACTGCATTTGGCTCGATCGGCGAGGGCTGGGTGCGGATCGCGCTGTGCGGTACCCGCAACGACTTGGTGGAGGGTGTCGGCAGGCTGCCTAAAAACCAGGATTAA
- the rbfA gene encoding 30S ribosome-binding factor RbfA, whose product MADPARAAKLAQRIKVVVAEALGRKVKDPRLEGITVTDARVTNDLQHATIYYTVFGDQAVQADAAKGLEKAKGVLRQEVGRNVTVRLTPTLEFVADQIPVVASNLEDLLRAAKKRDAEVAALAENAKHAGDADPYKSDIPADVEIDEDDFDEEDIDLTDDEDLDEDANK is encoded by the coding sequence ATGGCTGATCCCGCACGGGCTGCCAAGTTGGCGCAGCGGATTAAGGTTGTTGTTGCTGAGGCCTTGGGCCGGAAGGTTAAGGATCCTCGGCTGGAGGGTATTACTGTTACCGATGCCCGGGTGACCAATGATCTGCAGCATGCCACGATCTACTACACCGTTTTCGGCGACCAGGCTGTGCAGGCCGATGCTGCCAAGGGCCTGGAGAAGGCCAAGGGTGTGCTCCGCCAGGAGGTGGGGCGCAACGTGACTGTCCGCCTGACGCCGACGCTGGAATTTGTGGCGGACCAGATCCCCGTCGTTGCCTCGAACCTGGAGGACCTGCTCCGGGCCGCCAAGAAGCGCGACGCCGAGGTGGCTGCGCTGGCCGAAAATGCCAAGCACGCCGGCGACGCCGATCCGTACAAGAGCGACATTCCCGCCGATGTGGAGATCGACGAGGACGACTTCGACGAAGAGGATATTGACCTCACCGACGACGAAGACCTCGACGAAGACGCCAACAAATAG
- a CDS encoding YlxR family protein, translating to MNVRKILTVAEVLHTEDQPQRTCIGCRKQAPRSELLRLVAEGSGSTAVLVDERRRMAGRGAWLHPSEACLALAVKRRAFGRALNGATGSTAVERRIMAGKQDASPLQVPLVAAAKTVQPESGSEN from the coding sequence ATGAACGTCAGGAAGATACTCACCGTGGCAGAAGTGCTTCACACCGAGGATCAACCGCAGCGTACCTGCATCGGATGCCGGAAGCAGGCACCGCGGTCTGAGTTACTCCGGCTCGTCGCCGAAGGCAGCGGTTCCACCGCAGTGCTGGTAGACGAACGACGCCGGATGGCTGGCAGGGGTGCATGGCTGCACCCCAGCGAAGCGTGCCTGGCCCTGGCGGTCAAGCGGCGAGCATTCGGAAGGGCCCTCAATGGGGCAACCGGGTCCACCGCCGTCGAACGCCGGATCATGGCAGGCAAGCAGGATGCCAGCCCGTTGCAGGTACCCCTGGTAGCTGCAGCAAAAACCGTCCAACCTGAAAGCGGGTCAGAAAACTGA
- a CDS encoding nucleoside deaminase, with translation MTQASDNHEATRYLEQAIELAVRNVSDGGGPFGALVVTPDGRVHEGTNRVTRDNDPTAHAEVVAIRAAAAAGATFDLSGAVLYTSCEPCPLCLSAALWARIDRVYFAADRHGAAAAGFDDAVFYEYFNGTRPELLPVAQTAIPASDAPFDAWRRNTKRKDY, from the coding sequence ATGACGCAGGCGAGCGACAACCACGAGGCCACCCGATACCTGGAACAGGCCATTGAGCTGGCTGTCCGGAACGTCTCCGACGGTGGCGGCCCGTTCGGTGCGCTGGTAGTGACCCCGGACGGGCGGGTCCATGAAGGCACTAACCGGGTCACCCGGGACAACGACCCCACCGCGCATGCCGAAGTGGTGGCAATCCGCGCTGCGGCAGCCGCAGGCGCCACCTTCGACCTGAGCGGCGCCGTGCTCTACACCAGCTGCGAGCCGTGCCCGCTGTGCCTGTCAGCCGCGCTGTGGGCGCGGATTGATCGCGTCTATTTTGCGGCCGACCGCCATGGTGCAGCCGCGGCCGGTTTCGACGACGCCGTGTTCTACGAGTATTTCAACGGCACGCGTCCGGAACTTCTGCCGGTCGCCCAAACCGCTATTCCGGCGTCGGACGCTCCGTTTGACGCGTGGCGCCGCAACACGAAACGCAAGGATTACTAA
- the truB gene encoding tRNA pseudouridine(55) synthase TruB — translation MLSGLVIVDKPQGWTSHDVVGRMRRLAGTRKVGHAGTLDPMATGVLVVGINKATRLLTYIVGTSKTYTATIRLGQSTITDDAEGDVIAAVSAAAVADEAIHDGVAALTGEIQQVPSSVSAIKVNGERAYARVRSGEEVKLAARPVTIHRFEVHAINREAGVDVVDIDVTVECSSGTYIRALARDLGDGLGVGGHLTALRRTHVGPYSLDQARTLEQLAEELNVLEMSQAARALMPNRELTAEEATEISFGRRIAAGSEAGDPAAATTEHPAAAFAPDGSLVALLADSGNFAKPVLVFAPGNGASEKTAPRKTAPEDVVPEDAAGGDA, via the coding sequence GTGCTTTCTGGACTGGTGATAGTGGACAAACCGCAGGGATGGACCAGCCATGATGTGGTTGGTCGGATGCGGCGTCTCGCCGGGACCCGGAAAGTGGGGCACGCCGGCACGCTCGATCCCATGGCTACCGGCGTCCTGGTGGTCGGCATCAACAAGGCCACCCGGCTTCTGACCTACATCGTGGGCACGTCCAAGACGTATACGGCAACCATCCGGTTGGGCCAGTCCACCATCACGGACGACGCCGAAGGTGACGTGATTGCCGCCGTCAGCGCCGCCGCCGTCGCCGATGAAGCAATTCACGACGGCGTCGCCGCCCTCACGGGTGAAATCCAGCAGGTGCCCAGCAGCGTCAGCGCCATTAAAGTCAACGGTGAACGCGCCTACGCCCGTGTCCGCTCCGGTGAAGAGGTAAAGCTTGCGGCGCGCCCGGTCACTATCCACCGTTTCGAAGTTCACGCCATCAACCGGGAAGCGGGCGTCGACGTCGTGGACATTGATGTCACCGTTGAGTGCTCATCCGGTACCTATATCCGCGCCCTCGCCCGTGACCTCGGCGACGGGCTGGGAGTGGGCGGCCACCTGACCGCCCTCCGCCGGACCCACGTTGGCCCGTACTCGCTGGACCAGGCCCGGACGTTGGAACAGCTGGCCGAGGAGCTGAATGTCCTGGAGATGTCCCAGGCTGCCCGGGCACTGATGCCTAACCGCGAACTCACAGCGGAGGAGGCCACAGAGATTTCCTTCGGACGCCGGATCGCAGCGGGATCGGAAGCAGGAGATCCCGCGGCTGCCACCACTGAGCACCCCGCGGCGGCGTTCGCGCCGGACGGCAGCCTCGTGGCGCTACTGGCGGACTCCGGAAACTTTGCCAAGCCTGTCCTGGTATTCGCGCCGGGCAACGGTGCGTCAGAAAAAACTGCGCCCCGGAAAACTGCGCCCGAAGATGTTGTGCCCGAAGATGCTGCGGGCGGGGACGCTTAG